The genome window tcatatGATGAACTTTTAGTTCAACGAGTTTTCCTATCGAAGATTTTCCATTCCACGATTTAAATTCGGTCAATCGTATATGTCGAATAGTTCTTCGATGAATAGTATTGGTTAATTGTCCTCAAACGCATCACTGATATTGTAAGCTACAGTTATGTAAATCACTTAAAACGAATAATttgcaaaatgttttgatCCTTTCAACAAAACcacaatatcaatttttttccattttgccAAGACCGCATATAATTAATCCACGGTTATTCCGGATGCCAAAGAACGTGATCGTTCCCGAATACGCATGCCAAATGCTTAAGTTCGGGCGACTTTTGCATCTGAATATCGATTTAGAGACTTAAAGCACATCTACCTTAGTACATTACCGCTACTCTattataaaacaacaatttattctcatacaattttttcaggaaGGAGTAGTTACTCATACTAGAATTGAAGAGCTAGAGGTTCATCGCTGCACATTTTCTACAGTACTATATGGAAAGCAGACTACTCTATGCAGAGATTGTGTTTCCTACACTCTAGAAAAGTTGAATGCATAAGGAAAACAAGCGTGTGCAATAGTGCGGCAATTCACGACTTTTGGCATCGAGTGCCCATTTATATATGACGGTGGCTATCTTAAAGTAGTTCAAGGGATTCtgtcaaaaataataaaatgccGCTTGAGTTCATAAAGAGTGAAAAGGATAAAGATAGACTATTGTTAAATGGTTTTCTGTATCATCGTGataaaaaacatgaaacaAACGGAAACATTTATTGGCGATGCATTGACTATGGAGAAAAGCATTGTCGTGGACGAGTCATCACCAACGCTGACAATGTTGTTAAAGAGGGTGTCCACAATCACGGCGGTAATGCAGCTTTtgtgatgaaagaaaaaatcgtccaGTCCCTCAAAGATCGCGCAAAATCGACAACGGAAAGTAATCACGAGATTGTTTCCCGTGCTGCTTCGGAAATTCCCGACAGCGTTGTGGTGGAAATGCCTTCGACTAGttcactaaaaaaaatgttacggaACAATCGTTCCAATGAAAATCATCTCCCAAACCCGCCAAGTCGCGAAAGTTTGATACTACCTCCTCAATAtagagaaactgaaaaaaaagaaaatttcctGATTTGGGATAAAGGAGCCGTCGAAgatcgaataattattttcggaacagaagaaaatctGGACTTGTTGGCCACAGCTGAACATTGGTTTGCCGATGGTACTTTTGATGCGTGTCCTACATTGTTCTCACAATTATACACAATCCACGCAAGAATCGAAGACCGCATcattccattgattttcgtaCTGCTGTCTGGGAAATCAACATCATTTTATTGTGAGATGCTGCGAGCTATAAAAAATGCCAAGCCCAATTTGGAACCATCAACGATCCTTATTGATATGGAACTAGCTGCTGCTCGAGCATTCAAAGACGTTTTTCCAGATATTACAGTTAGATTCTGTAATTTCCATTTCAACCAagcattgtacagaaaaatatCAGCTCATAATATGAAGATTCGCTATGACACTGACGAAGAGTttgcacaaaaaataaaacattttgctGCGCTGGCTTTTGTTCCTGCTGACGATGTGGAAAATTTGTTCGACCGGCTTGTTGAAGAGGTGTTTCCTAATCCAGATGTTGATCTggataatttcattttttcgtttgaagAACAGTATATCGGTCGCATCGATCGCAGAGGAAACCGTAGATCCGGAAAGATAGCGATCAAATATTGGAACCAGTATGATGCCTGTGAGGCGGATCTTCCACGgacaaataataatattgaggGATGGCATCGAGGATTCAATGAAAttgttaaaagaaaaaatccttCCATATGGCATCTGATCGgaagtttgaaaattgaacaatcaAAAAACGAGATGGTTGTTTCTCAAATTCGGAATGCCATATCAGGAGCTCCGGtttctaaaaaatataaaaaccacAACGAAAAGCTGTtgaaaattgtggaaaaatatAACCAACCATTATTTAGAGACAAGTTGAAATATTTGAGAGCCATCGCCAATCACTTGTCATTCTAAATTTGACAATCTAGCAGAACGACGGAAATTTCATACTGgatgtcatatttttttggatttatcTAATTAAAAAtaccgaagaaaaatataattttttcaatttcaagtaTGATCATAACGAGTAATAATTAATATAACGAGTATAATTTACAATCCAAATAACGGGAAAAAGTCCAAATAAATATCCCAATCTATATTTTATCGACAACTCGATCAAGAAAATACATTACCCAACAAAGACAAaacagaagaataaaaaaagaattgaaaaagacAAACTAAAGTATTTTGTTCACAAACTCATCGAAAAAGATATTTCGTTCATTTGATATAAATTATAGTTTCACGATATTACAGAATTCAAATAAAGTTCTAACAAAGTTAACGAAGAACTCaaaaaaaccagaaaaaaaaaaaattttcaaaatcacacGATCTAAGAAacaagaaatattgaaaaaaaaaatttgtttaatttaaaaaaaattttttaaattaaaaaaaaaagaaaaaaaaatgaaaaaaaaattaaaaaaaataaaaaaaaaattaaaaaaataaaaaaaaataaagaaaaaataaaaaaaaaagaaaaaaaaataaaaaaaataaaaaaaaaataaatggagcCAGAAACCACCACGTCCACGTCGTTGGCTCTGGGTAGTTCTAAGAGTGGTACATTGAGTGAgcagtctgaaaaaaattatgaattaaaaaaaaaattatttttccgctAAGATATAGTCATTTTCGTTATCGCTCGacaaattttccatttgatGACTTTTGCATTCGGTGAATTGTccattcgacgaattttccattcgatgaGTTTTCCATTCGacaaattttccattcgacgaattttccattcgacgaatttttcattcgacgaattttccattcgacgaattttccattcaacgaattttccattcgacgaattttccattcgatgaATTGTccattcgacgaattttccattcgatgaattttccattcgatgaATAGTATTCGACGAATTGtcattcgatgaaaagtaTTCGGTGAATTGTCCGCGAacgcactcgattgtaatgtatgatctcgattcgcacatcggaaagcgattcagaacgaaatgtcagtgaatcttgtcaatttgtgtcgattcacacaaaagtgtatcggtgatcaccaattttcatgtttatgaacgttaggaaacgacatcactcgattgtaaggtatgatctcgaatcgcacgtcggaaagctgttcagttcgaaatgtcagtgaatcttgttaatttttatcgattcacacaaaagtgtatctgtgatcaccaattttcacgtttatgatggttcggaaacgacatcactcgattgtaatatttgatctcgatttgcacatcggaaagcgattcagaacgaaatgtcagtgaatcttgttaatttgtgtcgattcacacaaaagtgtatcggtgatcaccaattttcatgtttatgatggttcggaaacgacatcactcgattgtaaggtgtgatcgcgattcgcacatcggaaagcgattcagaacgaaatgtcagtgaatcttgttaatttgtgtcgattcacacaaaagtgtatcggtgatcaccaattttcatgtttatgatggttcggaaacgacatcactcgattgtaaggtgtgatcgcgattcgcacatcggaaagcgattcagaacgaaatgtcagtgaatcttgttaatttgtgtcgattcacacaaaagtgtatcggtgatcaccaattttcatgtttatgatggttcggaaacgacatcactcgattgtaatatttgatctcgatttgcacatcggaaagcgattcagaacgaaatgtcagtgaatcttgtcaatttgtgtcgattcacacaaaagtgtatcggtgatcaccaattttcatgtttatgaacgttagtaaacgacatcactcgattgtaaggtatgatctcgaatcgcacgtcggaaagctgttcagttcgaaatgtcagtgaatcttgttaatttttatcgattcacacaaaagtgtatctgtgatcaccaattttcacgtttatggtggttcggaaacgacatcattcgattgtaatatttgatctcgatttgcacatcggaaagcgattcagaacgaaatgtcagtgaatcttgttaatttgtgtcgattcacacaaaagtgtatcggtgatcaccaattttcatgtttatgatggttcggcaacgacatcactcgattgtaaggtgtgatcgcgattcgcacatcggaaagcgattcagaacgaaatgtctgtgaatctggttaatttgtgtcgattcacacaaaagtatatcggtgatcaccaattttcatgtttatgaacgttaggaaacgacatcactcgattgtaaggtatgatctcgaatcgcacgtcggaaagctgttcagttcgaaatgtcagtgaatcttgttaatttttatcgattcacacaaaagtgtatctgtgatcaccaattttcacgtttatgatggttcggaaacgacatcactcgattgtaatatttgatctcgatttgcacatcggaaagcgattcagaacgaaatgtcagtgaatcttgttaatttgtgtcgattcacacgaaagtgtatcggtgatcaccaattttcatgtttatgatggttcggaaacgacatcactcgattgtaaggtgtgatcgcgattcgcacatcggaaatcgattcagaacgaaatgtctgtgaatctggttaatttgtgtcgattcacacaaaagtatatcggtgatctgcaattttcacgtttatgaacgttcggaaacgacatcactcgattgtaatgtatgatctcgattcgcacatcggaaagcgattcagaacgaaatgtcagtgaatcttgtcaatttgtgtcgattcacacaaaagtgtatcggtgatcaccaattttcatgtttatgatggttcggaaacgacatcactcgattgtaaggtgtgatcgcgattcgcacatcggaaatcgattcagaacgaaatgtctgtgaatctggttaatttgtgtcgattcacacaaaagtatatcggtgatctgcaattttcacgtttatgaacgttcggaaacgacatcactcgattgtaatgtatgatctcgattcgcacatcggaaagcgattcagaacgaaatgtcagtgaatcttgtcaatttgtgtcgattcacacgaaagtgtatcggtgatcaccaattttcatgtttatgaacgttaggaaacgacatcactcgattgtaaggtatgatctcgaatcgcacgtcggaaagctgttcagttcgaaatgtcagtgaatcttgttaatttttatcgattcacacaaaagtgtatctgtgatcaccaattttcacgtttatgatggttcggaaacgacatcattcgattgtaatatttgatctcgatttgcacatcggaaagcgattcagaacgaaatgtcagtgaatcttgttaatttgtgtcgattcacacaaaagtgtatcggtgatcaccaattttcatgtttatgatggttcggcaacgacatcactcgattgtaaggtgtgatcgcgattcgcacatcggaaagcgattcagaacgaaatgtcagtgaatcttgtcaatttgtgtcgattcacacaaaagtgtatcggtgatcaccaattttcatgtttatgaacgttaggaaacgacatcactcgattgtaaggtatgatctcgaatcgcacgtcggaaagctgttcagttcgaaatgtcagtgaatcttgttaatttttatcgattcacacaaaagtgtatctgtgatcaccaattttcacgtttatgatggttcggaaacgacatcattcgattgtaatatttgatctcgatttgcacatcggaaagcgattcagaacgaaatgtcagtgaatcttgttaatttgtgtcgattcacacaaaagtgtatcggtgatcaccaattttcatgtttatgatggttcggcaacgacatcactcgattgtaaggtgtgatcgcgattcgcacatcggaaagcgattcagaacgaaatgtctgtgaatctggttaatttgtgtcgattcacacaaaagtatatcggtgatcaccaattttcatgtttatgaacgttaggaaacgacatcactcgattgtaaggtatgatctcgaatcgcacgtcggaaagctgttcagttcgaaatgtcagtgaatcttgttaatttttatcgattcacacaaaagtgta of Venturia canescens isolate UGA chromosome 6, ASM1945775v1, whole genome shotgun sequence contains these proteins:
- the LOC122412697 gene encoding uncharacterized protein — translated: MPLEFIKSEKDKDRLLLNGFLYHRDKKHETNGNIYWRCIDYGEKHCRGRVITNADNVVKEGVHNHGGNAAFVMKEKIVQSLKDRAKSTTESNHEIVSRAASEIPDSVVVEMPSTSSLKKMLRNNRSNENHLPNPPSRESLILPPQYRETEKKENFLIWDKGAVEDRIIIFGTEENLDLLATAEHWFADGTFDACPTLFSQLYTIHARIEDRIIPLIFVLLSGKSTSFYCEMLRAIKNAKPNLEPSTILIDMELAAARAFKDVFPDITNSISVASIAEETVDPER